In Cryptomeria japonica chromosome 5, Sugi_1.0, whole genome shotgun sequence, the genomic window aactgtctaccgacataaagtttggtttactggtattaaggattaaggttggttaagtagcttttggtttgaatttatttgacaactgattcagcccacCTCCCAGTTCTCTCCGAGACCTAACACATCTAACTTATAATCCCGACCGTACACTTGGTTATGTGTTTATTATatgtattaattttaaaattttatcatCTTGTGGTATTTTTTTGGCTTAACCTCCATGCTTATTTTTTGATGGTTTTAATTATGATATTTAAAAGTTAAAGCCTTTCCCTACTTATTTTGATAAAaatgttttctatttcacatagTTTAATCAATTGGTTAACAATttgcattatttttttattaaggGGAAAGCAAGTTTTGAGGAGATCTGAAACCCCTTATAGTAggtttttaagggacccaaaatcTTATACCTGGATTTTGTGAGGATTGAAAACACAAAAATAGAGCACTAAAACAAAAAACATATACTAACACCAATGTACCATCAGCCAAACATCATAAAATAGGCATCAAAGAGATGGTTGAGACACCTAAGAGGATGATGCTATCACACAAGACAAATGAAAGATACATAAAAAGGGAGTTTTACAAGGCACTTATCATTGCATATCACATagttaattgattaaattatttaataattgttATTACAATTTAAATTTATGATAAATTTTGCTACAtaaactaaaaaatttaaaataaaaaccaATTTCCCTCCATTTTCTTCTAGTTTTTCTTTATTACTTTATAGGAAAAAATATGTGTTTGTGGATCTTATATCTATGTATAAGATTCATAACATTTTGTTCAAAATATGAGATTCTTGTGATCTAGAAGTTGCTAACTCATGACTACCCATGCTTTAAATAGTAATGTTGTTGAGCTTGAGTCGTATGACTTATTCCCACCAAGAAACTTGGAGAAGAATCTTCCATCAATCCaacacacatcatgcataatgtaCATGCAAATATTCCCCTCATGCTTCTCATAGTGATAATTGCGCTTCGTATCAAGCATTTAATGAACAATTCAAGAATATTGACAACAAATTGGGAGATCTTCAATGGTTTGAGAGTACAAAATACTTGGATAAAGAATTAGTCCCCTTCATTGAAAGTCTAAGGATATTTATACAAGGTGAATGGTGTATATATTCTACATAGAAAAACTCACATAGTGGATGTAAACTCTATGAGATTAGATAGTTGTGTGAAAGTGGTTGGATATAATGCTCCTCAAAGCTAAGATGAAGTAAAAGTGCTAATTCCAATAACAATACCATCTATTCCTCCATATACATCCTCTATTATTTCTACCACTACATAAAATGCTAAGGCAATCAATTTTATTAATGGGTATACTCCTATAAATAAATATACCTATGTGCCACCTTCCTTTACTCTCCTTTTTGTTTCCCGAAATTCTCATCAATGATTTACACCTCTCACTTACCATAACATTTATTTCAACCCACCATCAAAATccaacttttgacaacaaaaatTAACCTATTGATAGTATCATAAACCAATTATTGCAAAATCTATCATTGCTACAACAATAATTAGCAAAAAAAATTAGGACCCAATCGCAACTAACTCTTACATCATATTGTAAAactagaaattttttattttccattcTTAAGACTTTGATTCTATAACACATGGAGGTACCACATTTTAATAAATACAATGGGAAAGGTGAGCCTAACATTCATGTGTTAAAATTTTTTTCCTTACGAGAAAAAAATATTCTTAATGATGCCCTTCTTGCAAAACCTTTCCCTAGGTCCATGAAATAAATAGATTTGCATTGTTTTTTCTCTTTTCGTAATGACTCAAttagtaattttaaaaataattaatcaatttttacaaatttttaaaataatatttgacTACAAGTTACATTAACTGATTTAGTGCATTGTAAAGAAGGTGTGAAAGAGAAAGttactgattttattggtagatccATATCAATTTTTtgtattcacaaatttcttattcTCTTCCTAATATTAATGTTTAAAGAGTTTTTATTGGTAATTTACAAATACATATCAagataaggttttttttttttgaaaatttccatCGTTCACACACTTTGTGATCATCAACTTTTGGTTAGTCCATATGAAGACTCTTCATCTATGACCCTATTTGACAATTTGGAAGAGGCTCCTCAAAAAATAGCAAGgctttaagaaaaaaaaaagaaattcattAAGATAAATACCCATTATTATAATAACAATGAAACTCAAGTTGTAGCTACAATGCCTCCTATTGTACCCCACTATTCTTGTAGATCAAAGAATCATAAATTTACACAACTTTCTAAGTCCTTACATCTTATAATCCTTCAATTGTTAAACAAAAAATCGATTAAATTCCTCCCATCCATATTGTTAATATTTCAAAAGTTTAACCTCTATTTAACCTAAAGACCTTTATTAATATAGTTATACACTTGGACATTATACTAAATTGTGTATGCATCTTAGACATGAATTCAAAGATTTTATTGACTCTGATATCATATAGATTTATAGTgtgaatgataaacaaaatatatagcacctattaataaaaaattacaaatatatTTACAACAAATCCTTTGCCTTTCGATTCTACAAATTTTGTTGAGTGTAGCTCTGATTACATAAAATACTGGATTATTAAATGAACCAAGCTAAACTTCTAGTGAATGTGATGGAACCTTGCCCCAATTAATGGAAATATAAACGTATCGTTGTACCTAATATCACCTTTGAAGGAAATCCCATATGCAATCCATAAGTGTTTAAAGTTCCTATTTGAAGGACAAGTGCaaactatatttcatagtgggttctGGCCCTTGTCTAGGCATGGAAACTTTATACTTGATTACTTTTTTCCTCAACAACTACAATCCATTAAACCTCATAAATATAACATGTTTCTTCCTTATCATAATTTTAAAGTCAATAGAATAACTAAGTTATCCTTTGGTAGTTTTTGAGGACCCACTTTGACTACTACTCCTAAGAATCCTTCAAAATATATGGATATAGAAGTAACTCATCATGGCCCACAAGTAACAAGTGAAACACATCCTCAACTAAGAATCATCCCTCCTCCTAGAGTGTATAGTGTGTATATTGTGGTTCCACCTCTACTATGCTATTAAGTAAAATGAGGGAAATGTCGAGAACCACCTAGACCTCCCCCTATGCACGTAAATGAGAAGTATAGTCTATAGTGTTGTcaataatttgattttttatttttatttttaatttttaattgaattgATCAAAATTGTGGCTCCAAGCATGGCCTCACACACATAGAAATAAGTTTTGTTAAACAACTATGTTAGATGTACATTTGACGAGATAGGGTTATTGACAaaaaaacatacttttctaataAGAGTTAGACAAGTAATTTAATAGAATGTGGATTGCATACAAATGAACATAGAGATATGTAATAAGTCTACAAATCATGCAATGGTGAGAAATAGATAATTCTTACCCAATCTATGTTGTGTCACATTCATAGCTTTGGGTCTAATTCATGATTACAAACTTGATCTAATCTTGATAACTAAACTTCTCATTGTATCTAGATCTTAGTCCATGAAATATTTTGAATCTAAACTTTTAGATAATGATATTTATTTTTAGACACTTACAGTTTTTTGTTAGGCTAGTAGTAtccaaatatataaaataataaaaaaggtTCGAATATGCATATGAGTTCTAAAATAATTGTTAGGTAATTTGTGTACTGTATGATAAGTGTGGTTAGATATGCTATAATTATCGTTCAATATGACTATAAATGTGAACAACCATCATTGTGATAACTAACGATAACCAATGACAAATAAATTATCCTTTCCTCTTAATGATAAGaaggaatttaataaatttttatttagatAAAATAACTCGAAAGTTCAATATTAAGTAAAAAATCAAAATGTATAATAGAATCAATGAGCTTAATATTTGGTTTTAATTCCATTTATAATTTAAATGGACCAAACCATGACCTAACATCACATCCCATAGACATGATTTGGATCAACCACGTAGATTTGGATCATTGTGAAGGATTACAATATTGATCAAAATCACATAAACAAGACAATGAAACAGAAAATTATATGCATATAAACATAGACATAAACGGGAAACCTAAACTAAATACAATCGAAACAAACACGAGTACAATTGTACCATATACGGTTTTTCAATGGCATCATCCTAAACTATTTAGAAACAATGCATCAATATTATGTTCAATCGCGTTATAATACAAAGCAAAATCGAAACGCCAACCAACATACAAAATTTTATAACCAACGCCAAGAAGACAATTAGTAGTGCAACTTTATGAATCGAATAGACTTTTTACTGTAGCCAACCACAATAAACTATTCAATGTGACAAGCTTAACATCAAAATCCTAATTCGGATAACACTAGCGCTATCTTAAGCAAAAATACggggaaaaaaaaacaaaaaaaaatacactGCATCGGAGAGAGAAACAAGAACAAAAATTACGACGCATTGTTAGTTAAGAGGAGGGCATTTGAATCCAGGAGGAGGTGTGAGACCACACTGAACAAAGAGCTCAAGAGCCAGAGGGAGGATGATGTTGAGATTCAGGATTTTAACCCGAATGGTTGTACACAAACACAGGGCTGCCTCCAATTCCAACACTCCTTTCAACACCGGGCAGCATTTGTTCACAATTGGATCACCGACGCCCACATGAGCCACTCCTCCAAGAGCATCTACACAAGCTCCCAGTTTAAGTGCATTCAATGGGCAGGTGCCTGTTCCTGGTGCTAATCCAGGTATTCCTGGGGGAGGAGGACTACACTTTCTGCTGCTCCGTGCCATTACACAAGGCATGCAGGTTGCCAACCCTATCATACATATCATCACTAAAGCTCCCGCCTtcttcgtcatcatcatcgtcgctTGATTTTGAGAGCTACTATCAAAGTGTAACAGATATGATTCAAGTCTGCGTTTGTAAAACATAGTGAGGGAATAGGATTTTTTAGGATGAGGTTTACTTCAGTCCAAAACATTCCACATTGGACTCACGGAATTGGTTGCCAAAGACCGAGCTGTCCATGTGAAATAGTTTGTAGCCACGATGTTATATTCCTCTGAGTAATCAGAAACGTACACTCATATTTGTCCATCTCTAGGATTAGATTCGCTATGTATTCAAGTGACTCGGCATTAAACACAATTCTGTCGCTGGCCAGAATCGAAATTATGGTGTCGGACGGTGGCTGTAAAATTTTTTTTGTATATAAATATAAAAGTAGTTTGGTGGAGATAAAAAAATAGTCTGGTAGAGATGAATTTGGATAGTTTGGGGATCTGTCTGTATCTATTTTGAACATTCAGATCTTAAGTTTTTGATACTTTTATATATctggtttttaaattttaatataattttttttggctCTGCTGTTTACCTATACAAATATAGTACTCTTGAATGTGGGAGTCTTCCAAAGAAATGTTCAAGCCATATTTACCTCTTCCACCTGTTAAAGGGAGCTAACTACCTGGGCATTGAGGGCGACCACGTGCATTGTCTATGCCACCACATCTTGCATGCATTAAAAAAATCGATTCAAATGACTTGTCTATGCCGACACGAGTTTTGCATGGTATCCAGGAGAGGTAAAGAGGACTGTGGAGAGGAGGTTAGCTTCTTTCAGACTGCTCGAGTGATACTCTAAAGTTGCTAATGCGCCTTATGTAGGCGCAGGTTGTGATGATTCTAACAGAGGTTATAGAATTTGTCTTTAcgcctgccgattgcatttgcttttTTTGTTTGAATTATAGTGGCCATTGCGATCCTAAGACAAAATGTCACAAGGCCAAGGTAATAATAAAGGACTCTTCCTATCAGCACTACACCGTCTTACCTGCACAATATCGTATATTTCTTCCTCCATATAAAACGTTTCAATATATTGCACAACTCTAACAAAGTAGAATTCATTTTAAATTGAAGTAAAACAAAACCAATCTTCTTAAAGTTCATGCTAAGATTCTCACTCTTAAAGttcaatatttttgtttctttaCCTTGTTTTAGTCACTCATTTCTAATTTTAAAATAGTTCTAAAATCTTATTCAGAATGTAAAACAAGATTAGAGATCATGCCTGTACAGAAAAATGGCTATCTATAgattctaagaatgagaaatctcGCTCcaattttgatgagtttagacttGATAAATTATTGAATTGAAAGACAttgtaattaaatttaaaatgaggATGATGAAGTGGTTGTGATGGCTGGGTATCTATCTATCTATGCTGTGGGATTAGTTTCTTTTTTATAAGTATCTCTTATAGTCTAAAATGTAAGATAGAAAGACATAtacatatgttgatgatatgatctgACTGATTAAAGAAGGATAGGCCCAAACCTTTTACATAACCACCTAAGAGAAACTACTTGTGGCATATGAACAGTGCACACCCAACCAAGAAACTAAAGGCAAGATAAAAAACTAGTAGACAACCAAAATAGAACCGCTacacaaagaaacaaaaaaacaaaccaGACAACCAACCACTCACAACAGACACAAAGGAATGGCCTATTAAGTGGGGGAATTATCATCTTTCCAttcaaagaataaaaaattaacTTTATGAGTAAAAGGCAGTTTTTTGTTAGAATATTTCCCTAAGGACAATGCCAGAAAATCTGGAGTAGCCTTCACAGTAGAGGTGAGGGGGTTTGATGTCATAGAAGGAGACTCCATATATCTCTTCCTCTTCACCTTCCTTTGTTCGATCTCTCCTGGACAACATGCAGAGAAGCAAAATTCTTCATCACCATTCCCTTACTCAGAATAGTCATCCCCTCAACGTTTCTTTTTAGGGCATCATGATTTTTGTTCAACTCAACCAAGTCTTTTCTCTCATCCCTTAATTAATCTTTGCACTGAGTTCCTTAAGATTCTCCTCCACGATCTCCAAATTTTCTAGTTTTCTTGCCATGTAATTGGTGGCCTTCCAAACCCTCTTGTCATTTTCTTCCAGTGCCCAAATATCACCACGACCCTCTACCTCCACCATCACTTCCAAACTATTGATATTCTACTTGGCCACATTTATCTAGAAAAGGAGCCAACAAATGACTGACTATCTCTTAATAGCCTTAGCCATCCCATTAACTTTATCTGCTTGCCATTTCAATTATGTACACATTGTTGTTCATGATATCATTAAGGATGGAATGGTGTGGTTAAAAATATGAACTTGCTCTTGAGTCATTGTAGAGTTTAGGGTAAGTTTTATCATGGCTCATTGATATATTAAGACATTCTACAAGTTTTCAAGATTGAAGGACAACATTCAATTTTTTATGTTATTCTAGTAAGATGTGCATTATGTAGATACAAGGGAAAGTATTTTAATAACTTATTTTTTCATAATGATATTTAAATGATGAATATTTTGATAGTTAGATACTCTACActtgatcttatgcaaaatacctaCTTCTAAATTATGTAGTGACtagaaatttttgttttgtttaagaTTTGATTTAAATTAAATTCTCttctcaaaattcaattttggtggCTGACCACAAAATACCTGATTTTCTTCTTATAAAATCGAGTATTTTATATTATCAAATAgctatattaatattaaatataatcatTTATTTGTAATGTAGGATTTGAAAGGGAATCAATATTTTATCATTCAAAGAGGTTGTAGTTCTTAAGTAAAACATTGTTCCAACCATCTATTCATTGTCTATAATGTCTTGTATTATAGTAATATATAATTGTATCTATTATCATTTTAAATCTGTTATTGAATCCAAACTATTCTTTTTATAGTAAATTGTGTACCCatcatttttaataaattttatatggAAGAGGGGTTGCTCTATAAATAAcacttaaaaaatatttttttatatattctacAAATTGACTTGAATCTAAATATAATATGAACTTTGCTTAATGAATCTCTTACAAAAATCCTTTCTCTACTTACTtacaaacttaaaaaatattaaacaCTTGAAAATTAAGTTTCTTATATGTAATCTtacaattggataattaaatctcaaaaaaaattttaaaaaaagataataaaacaAAATGTAATTAACatataaaaatgtaatttttttttcacaCGTAATTTTTCAGGTTTGTGGAAAAGTCATACCTAAAACATGGTAGTCTATTATTAGCAACAACCAAAATTTCAGCAAACTTAATATTTTATTATGGATTGTCCTTATCTTCATCAACGACTAATTtctattttaaacaaaaaaatagttCTGAGCTTTCTTTACTAGCATAAATTATTGACTTCATCGGCTTCTCCTTTGTCAAAAGCAATTAACTTTTATAGCTGTATTTCATTAGCATCATCTAAATTTGTCAACTTCATCAACATTGTGATGTTTGACATTAGAATTTCTTACACATGGTTGCTTATGATATCAGTAAATATAAAAAGGTGTGGTAAAAATTATTAACTTGTTCTTGGGTCATGATAGAGTCTTGGGTATGTTCTACCGTGGTTCTTCTACAAGTTTCCAAGAGTGAAGGACAACATTCGAAACTAGTTATAACATTATAGCAAGATGTGTATTAT contains:
- the LOC131039611 gene encoding 36.4 kDa proline-rich protein-like; the protein is MMMTKKAGALVMICMIGLATCMPCVMARSSRKCSPPPPGIPGLAPGTGTCPLNALKLGACVDALGGVAHVGVGDPIVNKCCPVLKGVLELEAALCLCTTIRVKILNLNIILPLALELFVQCGLTPPPGFKCPPLN